One genomic window of Manihot esculenta cultivar AM560-2 chromosome 16, M.esculenta_v8, whole genome shotgun sequence includes the following:
- the LOC110603900 gene encoding mitogen-activated protein kinase kinase 5 yields MRPIQPQTGTGTGTVTAAGTGTVTANRNKSRRRSDLTLPLPQRDPKLAVPLPLPPTSSSAPSTSHQQTQQLSFSDLDRINRIGSGAGGTVYKVIHRPTGRLYALKVIYGNHEDSVRRQMCREIEILRGVNHPNVVKCHEFYEHNGEIQVLLEFVDGGSLEGTHIGLEAQLSDVARQILSGIAYLHRRKIVHRDIKPSNLLIDSRKNVKIADFGVSRILEQTMDPCNSSVGTIAYMSPERINTDLNHGQYDGFAGDIWSFGVSILEFFLGRFPFAVGRQGDWASLMCAICMSQPPEAPPTASRDFREFIACCLQREPARRWTPNQLLHHPFITRNNGGQREVNQNLHQLLPPPRPLSS; encoded by the coding sequence ATGAGACCGATTCAACCACAAACTGGTACTGGTACTGGAACGGTAACAGCAGCTGGAACTGGAACTGTTACGGCCAATCGAAACAAGTCGCGTAGGCGTTCTGACTTAACCCTACCTCTTCCTCAGCGAGACCCAAAACTTGcggttcctcttcctcttccaccTACTTCCAGCTCTGCCCCGTCTACGAGTCATCAACAAACTCAGCAACTGAGTTTTTCGGACCTTGACCGAATCAATCGCATAGGAAGCGGCGCTGGAGGAACTGTGTACAAAGTGATCCACCGTCCGACTGGGAGGCTTTACGCCCTGAAAGTAATATATGGAAACCATGAGGACTCGGTGAGAAGGCAGATGTGCCGCGAGATCGAGATTCTCCGAGGCGTCAATCACCCTAATGTGGTTAAATGCCACGAATTTTACGAGCACAACGGGGAGATCCAAGTGCTACTAGAATTCGTGGATGGCGGATCCCTAGAAGGCACCCATATCGGCCTGGAGGCGCAGTTGTCGGATGTGGCCCGGCAAATCTTGAGCGGGATTGCATATCTCCACCGCCGGAAAATTGTTCACAGGGATATCAAGCCTTCGAATCTGTTAATCGATTCGAGGAAGAATGTGAAAATTGCTGATTTTGGGGTGAGTAGGATTCTGGAGCAGACTATGGATCCGTGCAACTCATCAGTTGGTACTATTGCCTACATGAGTCCTGAGAGGATCAACACGGACTTGAATCATGGCCAGTACGACGGCTTTGCTGGCGATATTTGGAGCTTTGGGGTAAGCATATTGGAGTTTTTTCTAGGGAGGTTTCCGTTTGCAGTTGGGCGGCAGGGCGATTGGGCAAGCTTGATGTGTGCCATTTGTATGTCGCAACCACCTGAGGCTCCGCCTACCGCTTCCAGAGACTTTCGGGAATTTATTGCTTGTTGTCTGCAGAGAGAGCCGGCGCGAAGGTGGACTCCCAATCAGTTGTTACATCATCCCTTTATAACAAGGAACAATGGAGGCCAAAGAGAGGTGAACCAGAATCTACATCAACTGTTGCCTCCCCCACGTCCTCTTTCTTCTTAG